CAGCTCGGCCTGCAGGACTGAGCCGCAACGAGTTCCGGTGCCACCAACGCTCGGCCGGTTGACCGGACGCGGGAATCATGTTCTCGGCTTCGTTTGGCTAACGCTTCTAACGGTAGGGAGGGTTCAGGCGCGTGAAGTGCTGGCCCCGGAGCTGCACGAGGTAGCTGGCGCGGGAGGGTTCGCGGTTGTCGTCGAACCCCGGGCTGGGTCCCGCTGCCGCACGGGCCCTTAGTGTGGTCAGGTGCTGGCGTAGCGCGAACCGCGTGCCGGCTCCGTCCTTCACGGCGCTGCGGATGAACTGGAACGCGTCGTACGCAAAGGCAGCAAAGGCGTTCGCCGGAACACCGAACTGCGTCCGAAAGCGAGCCGCGAAAGCCTGCGCCGCAGCGGCGCCCGTGCGCGGATCGAACAGCGTCGAGAACACGCTGCCCTGGAGGTAGCGGGAGGTCGTGCGCGCGAGCTCGTGATCGAAGCCGACACTCGGGGCCAGCAGCTGGACCGAGCGAGCTCCCTTCGGCGCGGCGTTTCCCGGCGCGGTGGGCCACAGTCCTGCAGCCGCGAGTGCGGGAGCTATGAGGGCCAGTCGGTGGGCTGTGTCCGGCAAGAACAGCGCGTCAAAGCGCTGGCCGCGCAGCTCGCCTACCAGCGTTCCAAACGAAGTTGCCTCGGGTGGATAGTCGATTCTTGCCACCAGCTCGCCGCCCGCGGATCGCACGCCTAAAGCGAACGCACTCGCCATGACCTCGCCGTAGCCACTGGCCGGGTACATTACCGCGAATCGGGTGTAGCCCCGAGCGCGCGCAAAGCGCAGCAATTGCTCGACCTCTCCCTGTGGCGTCGCAAACAGGCGAAAAATCATGGGCCCCGTCTGCGTCAACCGAGGGGCCTGGCTGAGCGTGATCATCGGCACGCCGAGCTCGTGTGCTCGCTTGGCCGCCGCTTCGGCTGCTCTCGCGTCGATGGGGCCGATGATGGCTGCGACGCGATGCATCCGAGCCAGCTCGTCCACGGCGGCCGTCGCGCGCGCCGGATCCCCCCCGTCATCTCGAAAAACCACCACCGGAGCGTTTGCAGGCAAGGGACCCCTCGGTGGCAAGCCAGCCGCGAGCATGATGCCGTGCAGGGCAAGCTGTCCGAGCTCCCTGGCCCGGCCGCTCAGGGTCAGGATGACTCCGACGCTGCGCATGTCCACGTCCGTTGCGCGCTCGGCACGCGCCGCAACGGCCTGCAGTTCATCGTCGAGCTCGAAACCTCGATGCTCGAGCTCGGCCAGAACGGCGCGCACACGCGTGAGATCACCCATGGCATCGGCGTCTCTGAGGGCTCGCCGGGCTACCTGACCCCACACTTCGCCCCGGTGCTCCAGCTCGCGGTAAGCCCGCTGGATCTGGTCGCCGCCGGCTTCGTGGTGCACCAGCTTTGCGACGCGTGCGCGCACGCGCTCTCGATCTTGCTCGGCGAGCGGAGCATCTTCGGCCCTGTGCAGTACAGTCAGCGCGTCCATGTGGCGTTCCAGCTTCACCAATGCGTCCGGAAGCGACCACAGCAGCTTGGCGGTCTCTACCGGGTCGATGGTGCGCCCCACGAACGGCGACAGGAAGCGCACGGCGCTTTCGTACTCCTGCGCCGCATGCAGCGTCAGCCCCAGGTTGAAGCGGGCGTGCTCCGCCAAGGCCACGTCCGTGTGATCTGCCACCTGCTCGAACAGTGTCAGGGCCGCATCGAGGTCTCCGGCATCAAGACGGATCCTGCCAAGCTCGAGCCGTGCTATGGCAGCCAGGGGATCATCGGAGCGCATGGCAAGAAAGGCTTCGTAGCGAGTCGCTGCCTGTTCGATGTCGCCCTGTTCGGCGAAGGTCCGAGCTTCACGCAGCTCGGCTTCCGCCTGCGGGTTGTCGCTCGTAAGCAGAGGTGACTGCCCCACGAAGCGGGGTGGCGTACGACGGCTGCAGCCCGGCGAGGTCAGTGCGGCCCCGAAAAGCATGGCGAGAGCGAAACGGCCAGCAACGCGTAGCGACACCGGTGAGTGCCCTGGCCAGCGGAGCACCCCATGCCGAGACAGTTTCCCGCCACCCGTGCGGAGCGGCGCTCGCCCTGACATCCTGTTGGGCATCTCAGCGCGGAGTGTAGTGACAGCGTGGGACGCGTCCATACTTCTTCGGATCGGCGAGGGCCGGCCGCAGCTGGCAAAGGCACGACGACGAGCAATACTGCTGGTACAGAGCTTCCCTTGCGCCCGATTTAAAAGTACATCATCCCTGAAAGCCCATCATCTGGGGCCTGAACGCTTGCATGGTGTGGGAGCGTCTGGTGGTTGAGCGGCGACAGGTCGAGCTGGTTAGGGCGCGCAAGCTATCGCCTGATGTGCGTCAGCTCGGCTTGAGCTGCGTCGACGACCGGCCTTTCGCTTTCTTGGCGGGCCAGTGGGTCAATCTGGAAGTACCGGTCGACGGCCAGACCCTGACCCGGGCCTATTCGCTGTGCTCCGCTCCGGACCTCGAGCGCCCGGCGCAGATCGAGATCGCCGTGACCCGCGTGCGAGGTGGGCCTGCTTCCTGTGTCCTGCACGAGCTGCCTCTGGGCAAGCGGCTCGAGATCCACGGTCCCCACGGCTTCTTCACCCGGGAGCCCGCGCCCGAGGGAAGCGCGCTGTTTATCGGCACAGGCACGGGGCTGGCTCCCTTGCGCGCGATGTTGCAACAGGAACTCGCTCGGGACGGCGTAGACGACTTGGCTTTGCTGTTTGGCTGCCGGAGTGAACAGGATGTGCTGTGGGAGAATCAACTGCGCCAGTGGGCCGAGAAGCACTCGCGGTTCTGCTACGAGGTCACACTCTCACAGGCAGGGTCCAACTGGAAGGGGCGCGCAGGCTACGTTCAGCATCACCTGGCCGACGTGCTCGCCCCGCTGGGAAGACCCCACGTGTACGTCTGCGGCCTGTCGAGAATGGTCACCGAGGTGCGGCGGATCCTCAAGAACCAACTCGGCTACGAGCGGCGCTGGATTCACACCGAGCGCTACGATTGACCAGCTCGTACTACGGGCCCTTGGGCTGCTGGTTATGACAGACTCGGTGCCGTGCCCCCGGCTCCGGCTGCTCGGGGGCTCAAGGGTTTGCCCGCGAGGGGGAGCTGGATCGTGAACGTGGTGCCCCGGTTGGCGTCGCACTTGAAGGCCAGGCGCCCGCGGTGACGCTGCACTATGATCCAGTACGTCACCGCCAGCCCCTGGCCAATGCCTTGACCCACTTCCTTGGTGGTGAAGAAGGGCTCGAAGACCCGCTCTCGAATGTTCTCTGGAATTCCTGGACCGTCGTCCCGGATGCGTACGTGCACCCACGCTTCGCAGGACTCCGTCTCGACGAGAATCCGGCCCTTGCCAGCGGACCCACGAGGCCTCCGCTCGGAGAGGGCCTGCGCCGAGTTGGTCAGCAGATTCAGCAACGCCTGCACGAGCTGAGCAGGCTCGGCAGACGCAGGCGGCAGCGGTTCGCAGAGGCTCAGCTGTACGTCGGCCACGTCCTGCCAGTGGCAGCGGCTCAACTCGATGCTGGTCTTGACCAGCGCATTGACATCTGCCGGGCAGCGTTCCTGATTTCCGGGGCGAGCGAGCTCTCGCACCGTTGCCACCGTGGCGCTCGCCTGCCGCACGCCCCATTGGGCTTGCTCGAGCGCCATGGGTATCTCTGCTCGCAGGTACTCGAGCTCGTCGCCTTCGGCCACGCAGGTGCTCGAGTTGCCGAGGGCCAGGCTGAGCGTGCGAAAGGCATCGCCAAGGAACTCCAGGTTGCTGGATATGTACTGCATGGGCGTGTTGAGCTCATGGGCGATTCCCGCGGCCAATTGGCCGATCGCCCGTAGCTTTTGCGCCTGCAGCAGCTCGAGCTGGCAGGCCTGGCGCTTGGCGACCTCTGCCTTGAGGGCGCCGTAGGTCGCTTGCAGCTCCTGGTATCGCTCGCGGAGGCCTTGCTCCAGGGTGTCGATTCTCCGGGCAGCCTGGAGCCGAAGCGCCCACTTATCCGATAGTGTGCGCGCCAAGTAGCGGACTTCGACGGGCTCGAAGGGCTTCTTGAGGATCAGCAGTTGGCTCGACTGCGAGACGGCAGCCTGCAGGGCGGTCTCGATCTCCGGGGCAAAGGAACTGCAAAGCACTACTTCGAGCGCGGGGTCGTGCCGCCACAGCTCGGGGATGATCTCGATCCCCGTAGGGCCCCCGGGGAAGTCGTAATCGACGAAGGCCACCCTGAAGGGTCTGCCCTTGTGGACCGCTTGCTTCACCTCGTCTAGACCACCCTGCGCGTCGTAGGCGGAAACCAGCTCGAAGCTGGCTTGGTGCGGTCCCGCTTGGATCTCGGTCGTTCCCAGCACCCTGCGGAAGACCGTGTGCAGCATCTCGTCGTCGTCCACTATGAGGACGCGGGGGGGGGCGTCGCCATGCTGACCGGGGGCTGGTGTGGGCACGATTCTCCCTCTGGCCCCCGGAACGGGTTGGTGGCGTTGAGCCGGTGTGCAGTTGTCGCCCCGCGGGGTTACAACGGCCAGGCTGGGCGGATCTGAAGCGGGCGATTTGGGCGCCTGCTCTTTTGGCCCGCAGCGCGAACGAGCCGCCGAACCAGCTGTCGCTGGCTCCCGCTCGACGCTCGAGTACGTGCTCGCTCGCGAGGCGACAGAGCCGGAGTGCAAGCTGTCCTTTCAAGCCGCTCACAATGCCTCAGGTGGCTGGCCATCGAGGATGGCTGTGGGCTGGACGTCGCGCAGCGGCAGCCGGACCACGAACGTGGTCCCTTCGCCCTTCCGTGTCTCGAACTCCAGGGAGCCGTTGTGCCTGTCCACGACCACGCTGCGGCAGATGGCGAGTCCTTGTCCGGTGCCGCGGCCTACCTCCTTGGTGGTGAAGAAAGGATCGAATATGCGTTCCTGCACTTCCCGTGGAATGCCTGCACCCGTGTCTTGAACTCGAATCTCGACGCTGTCCTGCAGGCTGGAAGTGGTCACGCAGATCGTTCCCCGGGCGCTCGAGCCATCGCCGACCACATCGGCCACCGCGTGTGCCGCATTGACGATCAGATTCAGGACCACTTGGTTGATCTCGCTCAGAACGCAGGGGACCATGGGCAGGCACGGATCGAGCTCGGTCTCCATCTCGGCCACGAATTTCCACTCGTTGCGGCTGACCGCGATCGTGGCCTCTATCGCCTCGTTTAGATCGCTCGGGACCTTTTCCTCTTGGCCGACATGAGAGAAGCTCTTCATCGTTCTTACTATTTTGGCGATGTGCTCGACGCCCTCCTTGGCCTGCTCTGCGGCTCGCGGTAGCTCGGAGCGCAGGTATTTGAGCTGAATACTGTCCTCGGCTCGCTGAAGTGCCTGGCGTGCCTCAGCCAGGCCGTCGACCGTGTCGGCCTGCTTCTTCAGGCATTCCGTTGCTGTGAAGACCTCTTCGAGGTCTTGAAGGGACTCCAATATGAATGCGAGATTGTCGCCGACGTACTGCGCGGGCGTATTGACCTCATGGGCGACACCGGCAGCAAGCTGGCCGATGCTCTCCAGTTTTTGGGCGAGCCGCAGCTCGGTTTCGATCCGCTCGCGCCGGTCCATCTCGAGCTTCAACTTCTCGACCGTCTGCGCTAGATGCACGCGACCGCGATGGAGCTCGGCAAAAACAGCAACCTTGGAGACCAGTATCTCCAGGTCGAGGGGCTTGAACAGGTAGTCCACGGCGCCGGCCTCGTAGCCACGGAACAAGTACCTCTTTTCCTTGCTTATGGCCGTTAGGAAGATAATGGGCAGATAGCGTGTCTCTTCATTTTCGCGAAGGAACTGCGCAAGCTCGAAACCGTCCATGCCCGGCATCTGCACATCGAGCAGCACCACGGCAAATTCGTGGCGCAGCGTCGCGCGCAAAGCCGCTTCTCCTGAGTCCGCTGTTACCACTTCGACGGGCAGCCTCTTCAGGGTGGTCTGGATCGTGAATAGGTTCTCGGACCGATCGTCGACCGCCAGGACTTTGACAGGGGATTCGTGTCGATCTCGGCCCAACACGTTGGAGGCGGAAGCCCGCGGCAAGGCAGAGCCTTTCATCGTGCGGACTCGCCGATGGCAGGGTAGTCGTGCTGCGGGGAGTCAGCGTTGTTCTTGCGAAAGATCCGCAGGGAGGAATCGACGGTTGTGAACCCGCGTTGGCTCAAGGGAGCGCCCAGCATCTCCCTGCTTCCAAGGCAGAGAAAGCCGCCGGGCGCAAGGCTCGATGCGAAGAGGTCGAGCGTCTGTAATTGAAGCTTGGCATCAAAGTAGATGAGGACGTTGCGACACAGGATCAGGTCGGCCGTCAGGAAGCTCCGATCGCGTACGAGGTTATGGTGGGAGAACTTGATCGACCGACGAAGAAAGCTGGAGATCCGAGCGCGGCCGTACTGGGCATGGACATAGCTCGAAAACGGGGCCAAACCGCCGGAACGGTAGTAGTTGGTGGCGTACCCGCGGAGATGGTGCAGCGGAAGAATGCCGTCTTCGGCCGTGGCAAGGGAGATGGAATTGTAGTCGGTGGCGTAGAGACGGCAGCGGTCCAGGCAACCTGCTTCGTGCAGCAAGATCGCCATGGAGAAGGCCTCCTGGCCGGTTGCGCAACCGGCGTGCCAGACTTTCACCACCGGAAGCTCTCGAAGAAAGGGAACCACGGCCTCGCGCAGGGCTCGGTAGAACGGCGGGTTGCGGAACATGGCGGTCACGTTGATCGACATGTCATGCAGGAACGCGGCAAAGAGCTCCTCGTCTCGCAGCATCCTGGCCAGAAGCTCCGAGACCGTGTCCACGCCCGACTCCGCCATGCGGTGCGCCACGCGCCGTTTCAGGGAGCTACGGGCATAGCGGCGGAAATCGTAGCCATAGCGTTCGGCTATCCCGTGCAGCAAGAGGTCCAGCTCGAGGTCCTGTAGCTTCGCGTGTCTCACGACGCCTTGAAGAGCCAAATACGCAGCAGCGACAGCAGCCTGTCGATATCGACGGGTTTCGTCATGTAGTCGTTGGCGCCGGCGTCGAGGCACTTGGCTCGATCTTCGAGCATGGCCTTGGCCGTGAGCGCGATGATGGGAAGCTCGGCAAAACGTTCTTGAGCGCGGATGCGGCGCATGGCTTCGAAGCCATCCATCACGGGCATCATGATGTCCATCAGTACCAGTTCGATGTCGTTTTCGTGCGCGAGCTTCTCGAGCGCCATCCGGCCGTTGTCGGCCATGAGTACGTGCAGGCCGTGCTGGCGCAGGACGCGAGAAAGCGCGAAGGTATTGCGCATGTCGTCGTCGACCAGCAGCAGCTGCCGTCCCTGGAGCATTTCGTCAGGGTCATGCAGCATGCGTATGATCTGCTGCTGCTCGGAAGTCAGCGAGGCATCGACAGAGTGCAAGAAGAGCGTGGTTTGCTCGAGCACGCGCTCCTTCGTGGGAGCCTGCTTGACAACTGCGCGGACCCGGCGTCGCAGCCGGCGTGCCAGCGCTGGGGGCAAGGGGGAGCTCGAATGGACGATCACCGGGGGCAGAGGATCGAGGTGGCCTCGAGCGTGCTCGTCCAGCAGTGCCCTTGCTGTCTGTCGTGGATCCGAGGTGTTCACCACGATGCAGTGGCAGCGTCGAGCGGCGCACATGCCGAGGGCCTGTCCTGCCGTAGAGGCCAGCTGCACTTCGGTTTGCCGGTTTTCGAGCAGCGGAACCAGAGACCGGCCGCCATGGTCCTGGGACTCGATCACGAGCACGTGGCGGGCATCTTCGGAGAGGTACTCCTCGATACTGCCGAGGGCGGCTCGTATGGCGTCGGCGCTGGCCGGCTTGCGCAGGAAGCCCACCGCGCCATGGCTACGTGCCAGATCGCCTGCGTCCCTGCCCGACAGGACGTGTACCGGAATATGGCGGGGCCTGGGGTCGTACTTGAGCTGGTCGAGCACTCGGGCACCTGGGATATCCGGCAGGCCCAGGTCAAGCAGAATCACGGTGGGTCTCATACCCAACGCAAGCTGCAGGGCGCTCGCGCCGTCGGGGGCCGCCACGCACCTGTATCCCCGGCTGCGGGTGAGCTCGACCAGCGCCTGCGCGAAGCTTGGGTCGTCCTCGACTACGAGAGCGACCTTGTCGCCTCGGGCGATCCGGTTCCGGTCGTCCTTGACAAAGCCGGCCCCGCAGGTGCTGAGCGCGCTCACGGGCGCGGGAGTAGCCCTGGCAGCTGCCTCCCCGCGAGCAGAGGGTCGCTTCGAGTTTCCCTTGTGCCTCGCGCTCTCCTTGGCCGGCGCGGCAACGGAAGAGGCCGGCGAGGATCCGTTGCGCCTCGAGGCAGCAGTACTTGCGCCTGTGCTCGAAGGCGCGCCCCGAGCCGACGCGGAAACGCTCATGGCGTGGCCGACCGGCATCGACTTCCGCCCTGGCGGCAATGAGCCCCCGGCGGGAAGATAGAGCGTAAAGGTGCTTCCCTTGCCCAGCTCGCTTTGAAGCTGCATCTCGCCACCCAGCAGGAGAGCGAGCTGGCGTGAGATCGATAGACCCAGGCCGGTGCCTCCGTACTGGCGGCTGGTGCTTCCGTCGGCCTGACAAAAGGCATCGAAAATGGATTCCTGGCGATCCCTGGGGATCCCCGGGCCCGTGTCTCGGACAGAGAAGCCAACGGCCCCGACCGATCTCAGCTTGGGGTTGCGCAAGACCGTGTCCTTCGCCGGTGCGTGCACCGTCAGCGTGACCGATCCTTGCTCGGTGAACTTGAGCGCATTCGAGAGCAGGTTCTTGAGCACCTGCCGGACGCGGTGGATGTCTGTGGAGATGAACCCGGGCAGATCGTCGGCATGTTCGATCAAGAACTTCAGGCCTTTGACCTGCGCGTGGGCCTCGAACTGGTCCTTGAGTCCATGGAGAATGCCGGCGATCTCGGTTGGCTGAACGTCGACTTCCAGCATGCCGGCTTCCACCTTGGACAGGTCGAGGATGTCGTTGATGAGCGAAAGCAGATCCTCCCCACCGTGATGGATGATCTCGGCCGCCTTGACTTGCTCCTCGCTGAGGTTGCCATGCTCGTTGTCTGCCCGCGATCTGGACAGGATCAGCAGACTGTTCAGGGGGGTGCGCAGCTCGTGCGACATGTTGGCCAAGAACTCGGACTTGTATGTGTTGGCTAGCTCGAGCTCGCGAGCCTTTTGCTCCGTGACCGTCTTGGCGGCTTCAAGCTCGGCGTTTTGCTTGGCCATGGCAGCACGCTGCCTCTCCAGGGAGTCGGTCTTTTCCTCGAGCTCCTGGTTCGCTGCCTGCAACTCCTCGCTCTGCACCTTCAAGCTGTCCTCGGACTCCTTCAGTGCCTTGGTCTGCTCTTCGAGGGTCTCGTTCGCGGCTTCGAGGTTGTGCTGCTGTCCCTGGAGCTCGCCGGCCTGCCGTTGCGTCTCGTCGAGCAATTCCTGCATCTGTTGGCGCGCCTGCGCAGAGCCGAGCGCGATGGCGACGCTTTCGGAGACCGAGCTCAAGAGCTCGAGCTGCGCCTCGCTGAAGGGCTCGAAGGCAGCCAACTCCAGAACGCCTTTCACGGCCTCGTTGTGCAGCAAGGGTGTGACCACGAGATGCCGAGGAGGGCTCTGCCCCAAACCGGAGCGCACCACGACGTAGTCATCCGGTACCTCGCTCACCACGATGCGCTCCTTTTCGAGAGCCGCCTGTCCTACAAGACCCTCTCCGGGCTGGTAGCGGTTGCTCAAGTGCTTACGTTGCGTGTAGGCATGGCTGCCAGCGAGCTGCAAAGATCCGTCTTGCTTGGCGACGTAGAGGGCACCGACCGGGGCATTCAGGTACTTGGCCAGGTAGCTCACGACCCGGCGGGCCAGTGCCGCGATGTCTTGCTCTCCGCGCATGGCTTCCTGCAGCTCGGCGGCTCCCGTCTTGGTCCAGCGCTCGAGCGCGTTCTCCTGCGAGTACTTGCGCAGGCCCTCGATCATCTGGTTGATGTCGGCGGCAAGCCTGCCGATCTCATCGCGGGTGGAGACCGCGACATCGCAGTCGAGGTCGCCGTCCGTGACCCGTTTGACGCCGCGAGAGATCTCCGTGATGGGTCGCACCACGTAGCGGGTGAGCACAAACGTGACCAGCAGCGCCACAAGACCGATCGCGAGTACTTCGACCCACAGCATGTGCATCTGCCGCTTCGACTCGATGAAGACGCGATCGAGGCTCATGGCGAGCAGCACATGACCGATCGGGTGCATGCCGGAGGCGATAGCCTGACGGACGACAACATGCCGCTCGAGCAGCTCGGTGGCCTGCCCCTTCATGGGGAGCCGATCCAGCTCCGGAGGCGGGTTACCCGACTCGGCCAGCACCTTGCCGCTCGCATTGCTGACCGCTACGTAGCGGCAGTCGCGCAGTTCCATGGCTTGCTCGATCGCGGCCCTGATCAGCTCGGCGTCTTGGAACTCGACGGCCGCATCCAGATTCTCGGCGACGAAACCAGCCGTGACCTTGGCAAGCGTGAACAGACTCTCGCGCAGCTCCTTGGTCTGGGGGTGCAGGGAGCGGTAGGCAAACACACTGATGACTACCAGCAGCGAGAGGAAAGCTCCTGTGATCTTGAGTCGGATGGACATGGCGCTTTAGGAGCCCACTGCGCTGATGCGACTCGCATCTGACGAACCAGCTCGGCGATCTCGAGAATCTCTGGCTTAACTACTCTTGACGACGGCCGGGCCGCGCTACTTTAGCCCGCGTCGGTCATCAACCTGATGCCGGATGCGAGGGCGACGATGCAGCAATGGCAGGTCCCATTTCGAGGAAGAGGACGCGGCGGACGGCGCCGGACCGGCCGTGGGGGGCGATAGAGGTCAGGCGGCTGGAGGAGACTAGAACCGCACGTTGTAGGTCACGTGTTCCCGTTTCATGCTGCGGGTGACAGGGAAGGTCTGCGCGCGCACGAGGGGCTCGATACAGCTTCGCAGCGATTCGGGCACCACGGACACCGACATCAGCAGGCCGTCTTCGACTACCAGAACCAATCTCGCGAAGTACTGCGGGGGATCGACTGTACGCAGACAGGCACGCATCTGGCGCTTGACGGGACCGAGAGTCTGCTCCACGACATCCGGCGTCAGCCGGTCGGGGACGTCGGACGATCGCGAGGACTGCGGCGAGAGCGACTGCGGCGAGAGCGACTGCGTCTGGTCTGGATCGCCGCGGGCAATTTCGCCTTCGCGTTCCCTCTGCTGCTTTGCCTGCCGCCCGGCATCGAGCAAGTCGAGGGCCAGCCGGATGCGCTCGTCGACACCAGGGGTTGTCAGGGCGTCGTTCGCGATCTTCTCGAGCAAAGGACGAGCCTGCTCACCTTGGATCGTGGCCAGGGCTTTGGCGGCGGCACCCACGGCCTGCACGAGATGCTCGTCGGCGGAATCGGCATGGTACGCGCGCAGAAACCGCGTCAAGGATGGCACCGCGCCGGGCCCCCCAAGCGCCGCCAGCGAGGTCACGATGGTGGCCAGCGCGTCGGCGGGTGTGGCCGGATCGTTGAGATGCTCGATCAGCATCGGGGCTGCTGCGCCTAGGTTCATCGTCTTGGCCGCCAGGGCGAGCGACTTCACTGGCGGGGGCCGGGTCTTGGTCAGGTAGTTGGCGTAGCGACCCAAAGCGGCGAGCACGTGATCTTTGCCGTTTTTTCGGGCTGCTAGCGCGCTACAGGCTGCGCCACGGACCCCTTTGGCAAGCAGCCGGTCGTCGCAAAGCCCTATCAATCGCTTGGTCACCAGCGGGCCGGGCATCTTTGCGAGTCCTTTGGCGACCAGCAGCTGCACTGGAACGAGCCGAGCATCGTGGTCACCGATGACCTCGACGATCGCGTCGAGGCCGTCGCCCGGCGCATGGTTCGCAACCCGCGCCGAAGGTGGCTGCGATACGTACAATTGGGTAACGAGACTGGGTACGCCCGCTTGTGCCGTCCACAGCTGCTCTCCGCCGGCCGCGTCGAGCAAGGTCAGCGTACCCTGCTGATCCGCGATCAGAAGACCCGTCCGCACTGCGCGGGCCCCCACCACGTCACGCGGCAGCAGTCTCGCCCACTGCACGGCATAACTGCTGGCGTCCAAGGCCAGGGCTACGCGATAGAAGGTCAGGTAGAGCCGGTCGCCTTCGGGGTGGACTCGCATTTCGCGTACAGTGGGTCTGAGACTCAGCCGGATCCGGTGCGTGGCGCTCTTGAGCGCCC
This genomic window from Pseudomonadota bacterium contains:
- a CDS encoding PQQ-like beta-propeller repeat protein, yielding MSPRSPHALLLALVVLAPACGDPARNAFSVHYPDNEPEAIQALFQRLAVAPAQSPQSSAVGVTPAPQRLFVYDLATQRLRWQQPCSPRYRPLLAGSTVLTQEADGIVGRDLASGRTVFALPDQRRTLIGADGEGDSLVFTLSSGGTSRAHSTVVAVRAGNVAWRRQLDAPAGAPALVGDVVLVPWSTQFISALHSITGTEFARLRVTDDVVGHVFRDGQHIYAGQSNLFRVSAALASGLASKAGRYTPVRRVTLPGSPGLLPPVYADLESRALKSATHRIRLSLRPTVREMRVHPEGDRLYLTFYRVALALDASSYAVQWARLLPRDVVGARAVRTGLLIADQQGTLTLLDAAGGEQLWTAQAGVPSLVTQLYVSQPPSARVANHAPGDGLDAIVEVIGDHDARLVPVQLLVAKGLAKMPGPLVTKRLIGLCDDRLLAKGVRGAACSALAARKNGKDHVLAALGRYANYLTKTRPPPVKSLALAAKTMNLGAAAPMLIEHLNDPATPADALATIVTSLAALGGPGAVPSLTRFLRAYHADSADEHLVQAVGAAAKALATIQGEQARPLLEKIANDALTTPGVDERIRLALDLLDAGRQAKQQREREGEIARGDPDQTQSLSPQSLSPQSSRSSDVPDRLTPDVVEQTLGPVKRQMRACLRTVDPPQYFARLVLVVEDGLLMSVSVVPESLRSCIEPLVRAQTFPVTRSMKREHVTYNVRF